CCTAGCCACCTACTTTGAAATATACAACACAATTAGACTGGCTGGTGTGCCTGAAGAGGCAATTCGATTGAGCTTGTTCTCGTTCTCATTGTctggagaagctaagaggtggcttcaCTCGTTCAAAGGCAACAGTCTTAAGACATGGGATGAAGTTGTTGAGAAATTTCTAAAGAAATATTTCCTTGAGTCGAAGACTGTAGAAGGCAAAGCCGTCACCTCTTCCTTCCACTAGTTTCCAGATGAATCGTTGAGTGAGGCCCTAGAAAGATTTAGAGGCTTGTTAAGAAAAACTCTCACTCACGGTTTCTCAGAACCGATACAgctcaacatttttattgatgggTTGAGGCCGCAGTCTAAGCAGCTCTTGGACGCTTCTGCAGGGGGTAAAATCAAgttgaagacccctgaagaagccatggaactcattgaaaatatggctgcaagtGACATTGCTATTTTGAGAGATAGAGCCCACATTCCAACAAAGAAAAGTCTGTTGGAACTCACATCACAAGATGCGCTGTTGGCACAGAACAATTTGttatctaagcaacttgaggcaTTGACTAAGACattaagtaagttgccaacacAAATACATTATGCACAATCTTCACCATCTACTATTTTGCAAGTTGTAGGGTGTGCCATGTGTGGTGGAGCTCATAATTCTGGGTGTTGTATCCCCAATGAAGAACCAACAACTCATGCAGTCAATTACATGGGGAACCAGCccagaaataattttaatgcaGGAGGATTTCCCGGATTCCAGCATGGACAACAATACAACCAACAACAAGGACAATGGAGGAACCACCCTGGGAATCAATTCAATAGAGACCAGGGTGGATTGTCCATAAGGCCGcaacaacaagggcctagtctcgacgattgtaaaatgaagctggaagagactctagctcagtttatgcaggtttcTATGTCTAACCAGAAGAGCACGGAGTCTGCCATAAAGAATCTGGAAGTCCAAGTGGGGCAGCTCGCGAAACAGTTGGAGGATAGGCTGTCAAGCCGCTTTAGTGCTAACACTGAGAAAAATCCGAAGGAGGAATGTAAAGCTGTCATGACAAGAAGTAGAATGGCAATCCATGTTGATGAAGGAAAAACTGAGAAGAAGGTGGAGGAACATAAACAACAGGCGGTGATTGAGCTGGCACTTGAACCCGTTTCAGACTTTGTTGAACTTGAGGAAGTTGTGGAAGATGAAGATAACCAAGAGAGAGAGACCCAAATAATAGATAGTCAAGAAGGAATAAAGATGaaggaagaacaagaaaaataaaaacaaaaagaaataaaagaaaaagaaaaagaaaaaaatcagaaaaatggaaaagaaaaagagaaggttgatgaggagaaaaagaagggcaagagtgaggctgcataagagaagaagaaagagactACTCCtactgaaggcaaggacgtacCATACACACTTGGCTAGATTTCTTGAcatcttcaagaaactggaaattactttGCCTTTTGGAGAAGCTCTCCAACAAATGCCACTCTttgctaaatttttaaaagacatgCTGACAAAGAAGAACAGGTATATCCATAGTGACACTATAGTCATGGAAGGAAATTGCAACGCTGTTATTCAACGTATCCTACCACCAAAGCATTCAGATCTAGGAAGTGTCAGAATACCATGTTCTATAGGTGAGGTTGTAGTAGGCAAGGCTCTCATTGATTTGGGAGCCAGTATTAATttaatgcctctctccatgtACTGGCGACTTGGAAAGTTAGAAATAATGCCCACTCGCTTGACCTTACAGTTGGCAGATCGCTCCATCACAAGACCTTATGGAGTGATCGAAGACATTTTGGTTAGGGTTAAACATCTCATTTTTCCAGCTGATTTTGTAGTGATGGACATAGAAGAGGACTTAGTTATTCCTCTGATTCTGGGACGTCCATTCATGTCTACTGCAAGTTGTGTGGTGAACATAGGAAAGAAAATGCTTCAAATGGGTATAGAAGACCAGAAAATCAGCTTTGGTCTGTTCCATGAAGAGAAAGATGTGCCTGACCAAAATGTATGCTTGAGGGTGAATGTGATGGACGAAAAGAGATCTGAGAAGAAGGTTCTGGAGGTTGGAACCTTGTTGGATCCAGGATAACAGgatgatgcgtcaagctaatgacgttaaaagagTGTTTGCTGGGAGGAAACccagtcatttttttaattttgtctttCTTGCATTTAGCTTAGGATAATTGTTTGTGATTGCATGTGATTTAAGCTTGTTTAGTATTGAGAAAAAGGGTTTCAAGCTTTTGTGAAGAGATGGACAGGAAAAgacttagaaaaattttcagTTGTCCATTCGTTAAGCACAGCCCTTGCACTAAGCACAATGTCTTAACACGCTATGCTTGAGcttgctcgcgctaagcgcTTTGACCTTTCATCAGTTGGCTAGATGGTTCAGCTAAGCACACATCACTATGCTAAGCCCCACTTCATCTCTGGAATTGACCTTCATGACTTGGGCTTAGCGGAGATGATGCACTAAGTGCCACTCCTTCTcttgaaaatttttattataggaGCGCTAAGCGTGCTGTCTTGAGCTAAGCCCCAGATCCATTCTGAAAGTGAACTTTCACGAGTTGGGCTTAGTGGCaggatgcgctaagcgccaatTCCTTACTTTCTTTGAAATGCCTGGAGTAGCGCTTAGCGCGCTTGTTGCGCTAAGCCTGAACTACTCtctgtaagttgaagcttgTTGCGTGCTAAGCCTCATATCTCAGGCTAAGCGCATATTGCAGAAAATTTTGTGTTGCAGAAAGCGCTAAGCGCCACCTGCTGCACTAAGCCCCAGATGCTCACTGGAATTTGAAACctcaagttgggcttagcgctaGGTTAGGCTAAGCACAGGGTTAC
This region of Glycine soja cultivar W05 chromosome 17, ASM419377v2, whole genome shotgun sequence genomic DNA includes:
- the LOC114391468 gene encoding uncharacterized protein LOC114391468, producing the protein MEGNCNAVIQRILPPKHSDLGSVRIPCSIGEVVVGKALIDLGASINLMPLSMYWRLGKLEIMPTRLTLQLADRSITRPYGVIEDILVRVKHLIFPADFVVMDIEEDLVIPLILGRPFMSTASCVVNIGKKMLQMGIEDQKISFGLFHEEKDVPDQNVCLRVNVMDEKRSEKKVLEVGTLLDPG